A single window of Psychrobacter raelei DNA harbors:
- the atpE gene encoding F0F1 ATP synthase subunit C — MDPVLGGYTVIAVALLIGFGALGTGIGFAILGGKFLEGVARQPELGSQLQTRMFIVAGLLDAVPMIGVGIAMLLLFANPLA; from the coding sequence ATGGATCCAGTATTAGGTGGTTACACAGTTATCGCAGTTGCATTACTAATCGGTTTTGGTGCTCTAGGCACAGGCATTGGTTTTGCTATCTTAGGTGGTAAGTTTCTAGAAGGCGTAGCACGTCAGCCTGAGCTTGGCTCACAGTTGCAAACTCGCATGTTCATTGTAGCCGGTCTTCTAGATGCGGTACCAATGATTGGTGTTGGTATTGCGATGTTATTATTATTCGCAAACCCTCTAGCTTAA
- a CDS encoding F0F1 ATP synthase subunit B translates to MNINLTLIGQSIAFAIFVLFCMKFIWPALMGAISERQQKIADGLNAAEKAKADLASAEQSVEQELATAKAKAAALIEQANKSANQLIEEAKAQAQVEGERIRQQARESIDLEINQARESLRTQVSELAVLGAEQILKEKVDQQTHANMLNELAAKL, encoded by the coding sequence GTGAATATTAATCTTACCCTAATCGGTCAGTCCATAGCGTTTGCAATTTTTGTTCTGTTTTGCATGAAGTTCATTTGGCCCGCTCTTATGGGTGCTATTAGTGAGCGTCAGCAAAAGATAGCTGATGGTCTTAATGCAGCCGAGAAGGCAAAAGCAGACTTAGCAAGTGCTGAACAATCAGTTGAGCAAGAACTTGCGACAGCGAAAGCGAAAGCTGCTGCACTGATTGAGCAAGCGAACAAAAGCGCTAACCAGCTTATCGAAGAAGCAAAAGCGCAAGCCCAAGTGGAAGGCGAACGTATTCGTCAACAAGCCCGTGAATCAATCGATCTTGAGATCAATCAAGCACGTGAAAGTTTACGTACTCAGGTTTCTGAGCTTGCCGTACTTGGTGCTGAGCAAATTCTAAAAGAAAAAGTTGATCAGCAAACGCATGCCAATATGCTTAATGAATTGGCTGCTAAGCTATAA
- a CDS encoding F0F1 ATP synthase subunit delta produces the protein MAELSTLARPYAKAAFDYAHENSVIGEWEDFLFIASSVVGDSAFVQMLENPAITAEQKADMLVSIYDEQVTSTEETPLKSLLLSTQSHKDEAQSNQALPAATPQIKNFVHQLAEQERLSLIPQVYEQFRLHRAQALKQVNAYVTSAYPLSETQRVMIQKRLEESLKASVIIHEDVDPSLLAGATVKIGDKLVDDSVRGKLKQLKTQLTA, from the coding sequence ATGGCTGAATTATCTACACTAGCGAGACCCTACGCCAAAGCAGCATTTGACTATGCCCATGAAAACTCAGTCATTGGTGAGTGGGAAGATTTCTTGTTTATCGCAAGCAGCGTGGTTGGTGATTCTGCCTTTGTGCAAATGCTAGAAAACCCCGCTATTACTGCTGAGCAAAAAGCTGACATGTTAGTTAGCATCTATGACGAGCAAGTAACCTCAACTGAGGAGACACCGCTTAAGTCTTTGCTTCTTAGCACTCAAAGTCATAAAGATGAGGCGCAGTCTAACCAAGCTCTTCCGGCCGCAACCCCTCAAATCAAAAACTTTGTGCACCAATTGGCCGAGCAAGAACGTTTGAGCTTAATACCTCAGGTATATGAGCAATTTCGCTTGCATCGTGCTCAAGCACTCAAACAAGTCAACGCATATGTGACGTCTGCTTATCCGCTAAGTGAGACACAGCGTGTCATGATTCAAAAGCGCTTAGAAGAATCTTTAAAAGCATCTGTTATTATTCATGAAGATGTAGATCCTAGTTTATTAGCGGGTGCCACTGTTAAAATTGGCGACAAGCTTGTTGATGACTCGGTGCGTGGAAAATTAAAACAGTTAAAAACACAGCTAACTGCTTAA